From the Entelurus aequoreus isolate RoL-2023_Sb linkage group LG13, RoL_Eaeq_v1.1, whole genome shotgun sequence genome, the window CCCTCAGGCTCGTGGCCCAGCACTTCCCTCGTGTGTCCCGCCATAAGGACTTCCTCCTGCTCGATCACGGCACCTTAGGCAGCCTCCTGAGCTCCGACCGCTTGGGCGTGGACTCTGAGGCGCAGGTGTACGACGCCGCGCGCCGATGGGCTGAGCACAAGCCCTTGGATCGCTACGCCCACATGCCGACGCTGCTTCACCACCTGCGTCCGGGGCTGCTGTCCAAGGACGAGAGTCGGCGACTCAGCAAGGAGTTGGGCCCCGCGGCGGCCGGCGAGGGTCTCGGGGGCCCTCTACGTCCAAGGGAGGGGATGTTTGAGAAGAAAATAGTGTGCATGGACCTGACGCCAAGAGACGATGAGAATTTAGTTGCACGAGACTACACTGTGGACTGCTTTGATCCGCGGACAGGGAAGTGGGAGAAGCTCGCGGCTTTGGACTCACTGGTAAGTCCTGGCTGCGCGGCTGTAGGCAACAGACTGTTTGTCGCTGGAGGCATTCTGGGGACCGGCTCCGTGTCGGCTGCTGTCCACGAGTACGATGCTGTGTTGAACCGCTGGATAGAGCGTCCTTCAATGGGCCAACCTCGCTGTATGTTGGGCCTACTGGGCTGTGGAGAGTTGCTCTTTGCTTTAGGCGGAAGCAATCGCTCCGCACTTCTGGACTCCAGTGAGATGCTGGAGCTGGCGACTCTTAAATGGGCACCCGGTCCTCGGTTACCAGTCCCTCTGCGGGCTTTTGCCTGCGCAGCCCTGAGGAGACGACTCTACCTTTTAGGCGGAACCACGCTCGAACAAAACCGCGCCGTGGTCCACTCGGGTGTTCTTATATATCACACCCTGACAGACTGCTGGACTCGTGTGGCTCTGGACTCGGGCGCTACATGCCTTTCCGGAGGTGTGGCGGTGCGAGGAGGAATCTGTGCCATCGGGGGCTACATGAGGGACACCAGCAAGTTCCTGGATGGAAACTACACCAATCTGGATGCTTTAGACGCTACCGGACGTGTGCTGTTTTTCCGGGAGGGAAGGGCGTTCGGCGTGGAGCGGGAGGTGACCCACGGAGGGGTGGCGGTCTCTGCAGAACAGCGGGGCGGAGCAGGCGCGGGCAGCGACAGAGCCCCGAGCCCCGTGGTTTTCCCAGGGCTGCCGCGGCGGATTGCGGCCGGCGGTGTGGCCCGGTGGAGACGGAGGATTTACGTTCTGGGCGGGGAAAACGGCTCCCGGTTCTACGACAGCGTGTACTGTTGGAAACCCGGCTGGCGCAGCTGGGTGCAGAGACGCGAGAAGCTCCCCGGAGACACGGGCGGGGTCAGTCGCTTTGGCTGCACCACGCTAAAGTTCCCGAAGAAACACATCTTGTACAGACTGAGACGAGCCAAAGAAAGCCGCGTTGTGGACAAGTAACAAGTTGAGCAGCCGAGATGCGCTCGGGGTGTCAACGCTACATGCGAGATGGATTCAAATGGGTCCAGATAAAGGGTCTCGATTAGGTTTTTACCAGAACTGAATGTCCTCATCATGAAGCCATTGGATAGAAGCTTTTCTAGAGGTGACAAAAAGCTTCAACCTGCTGGATAATTCTGTTCCAAGAAAATGTACTTGAATTCGCCTTTTAGAAACTTGAATAGCCCGTTGCAAAGTAGTACTGTGTACTAGTACATGTAGTACAAGTATGAATTCAAATTttagctttttttccccctcttatTTATACTGTTCATCTTACAACAAGGGCTTCAAAGTATTAATGGAGTTAATTCCAAACTGTCCCCACTGTTGATAGTCCCAACACTTCAGTGTGGCTGGAGTGAATGATGTGAAGTATTTCCTTTTTAATGTCATTTgttaatgatttgttttttctgAGAGGCTAAACctacttaaataaaaaaaataaaaattaacggCATCCCGGTGTGACGATGTTATCCCCCCCTAAATAAGCAGTTAGCCCCAAAATACATTGTTGTTTGGTTCAaaacccagtggttctcaaacttttttcactaagtgccccctcagaaaatacttggctttccaagtaccaccataatgaccaacattaaaatacagtagcgtagtaggcctaagtattcattaaaaacaaggcaaaagttttattcaacaagtgtatgcaatatttttggccactgtaacattacgcacAATGCACAAACATCAACAGTGATAATCAtgcagtacatatttacagactaatttggcgtaccacagtttgagaatcactgaataGACTAATCACATTAGCTCGGCATTACATAAACAGAACCTTCCTAGTCAAACTACTGTAACGGTTATTATTTCAGATGTGTGTTTACATAGCACCTATAGGCATAATGTGCATGTTTTTTGGCTGATTCTGACTTGAGACATGTGAATGTATACAAGATGCAAGATATTCAAACATAGCAATtgcatcttttttattttttggaaggCTTTTGTCGTTTTTGCTACATGGGCCATAAATCCAGTCTAGACAACACAACGCCAACTGATAGGTCTGATTATGGAAAAAAGAAATATTTGATTTTGATTCTTGAGCTGAAAATTACACATCCGAGTGGCAAAAGACTATTAAAATAAAGggatcattttgacaaaattcaTCCCATTTCAGAGCAGGAATTAATTATGCTGAGTGGAATGCATTACTAGGACCTTaatgagtttgcatgttttcgcaTGGCTTATTTTGGTTAGGGGTGTGCCGATGGATCACCAGTGTCGGCCGatttttgtcaaaaagtatgtgatcgccattgccgatGAATGCCTTTTAATGCTGATCACCAACACTTTCTGTGGCTGAAACTATTTTTGTTTAGCAGCcaattatgtatctccatacacagtgggGAAGCTAATAGTAATCACCTCCATTAAGTCAAATAAACCGCAATTCTTTGTATGTTTAGCCTCATTCttcagtgataatgatacataaCATATTACACACAGAAGAAGGGAATACAGAACTAgacaatattgtgttgatattgttaaacttatAGCactcactataaaaaaaaaaaaaaacaattgcaaaatgtaatacatgtgattggtatcaaTATTGGCATtggccaatctcactcatgggTAATGGGCAGCTTAAACCCCTGATCAGAACATCCCCAATTATGATTTTCCTTTGAGTGCCGAAATAATTCAGGCATTTTAAATGAGTTGGAGACAAATTCGTCCCAAAACGCAGATCCGTGGCAGTCGCTGTTTTACATgaagaagcgcatgtaaaatgtcatttCATGAATGAatgttttgttttcttagccgattcctgctccatcactgattCTAATATAATGACATGGAATCACATTCTCTCCCTTTGGTTAGGTCTGCCCTGGGGCTGAGAGGGGTTTTGCACGACCCCCCAACCCCAAACCTCAACATCCGCCCCGCCCCTCCAGCCCAGAAACACAGTTTGAAAaaagaaacaacatgattttactcaacagaacaaaaacaatgCCAAATATCACCCATTTTACAAATAATTGTGTCCATGAATACATCTCCTTTGTGACGGGCGCCAGTCAATTTCAAATTAAGTGCTGGCGATATAGGTGACTGCCTGTGTTTTAGCTCAATAGTAGTACGCTGCTCTTTCACACTGGTGATGTGGGTTCCAGCCCCGCTCGGAGCAGTAGGAAAAAACAACGCAgccgagagacagagagagaacaCAATCGCTAAACGAGGCTGGGCTGTTAATGATTGACATCgatgaacaccaatcattgcattgCGCCGTCAAAATCAGGGGCCCCTGATTGGGTGGGCCCCTGGGCTTCAAGCCCGTGTCACACACCGTTAGTGCTCATCTCAAAGGGGTTTGATACTGTGATCTAATCCCGGTCGATGTAGTGCTAAGAATGTAGGATCTATAgttaaaaatagggatgtccgataatatcggacggccgataaatgctttaaaatgtaatatcggaaattatcggtatcggtttctaaatgatcggtatcggttttaaaaagtacaatttatgactttttataacgcagctgtgtacacggacgtagggagaagtacagagcgccaataaaccttaaaggcacttcctttgcgtgccggcccagtcacattatatctatggcttttcacacacacaagtgaatgcatcatacttggtcaacagccatacaggtcacactgagggtgggccgtataaacaactaaacactgttacaaatatgcgccacactgtgaacccacaccaaacaagaatgacaaacatttcgggagaacatctgcaccgtaacacaacataaacacaacagaacaaatgcccagaaccccttgcaggactaactcttctgggacgctacagtatacatccccccgctaccccccactcccccccccacctcaaccccgcccccccaaccccacccacctcaacctcctcatgctctctcagggagagcatgtcccaaattccaagttgctgttctgaggcatgttaaaaaaaaaaaaatgcactttgtgacttcaataataaatatggcagtgccatgttggcatttttttccataacttgagttgatttattttggaaaaccttgttacattgtttaatgcatccagcggggcatcacaacaaaattaggcataataatgtggtaattccacgactgtatatatcggtatcggttgatatcggagtcggtaattaagagttggacaatatcgggatatcggcaaaaaagccattattggacatctccagtaaaaaatatttatttttcgcaaaaaaataattatttttgaaaatgttttccccgttaatttgttttagtacaaaatatgcatcaaattaaatctaagtttgattttattttatttgtcccGCAGCAGTTCGGCACAATTGGGGTAGAGCGGGACAGGAAGTACAACCCAAACAAAATAAATCCGGttgattttcagaataaaatgctaTTAATTACCCATGGTATTAATAAGCACAAAAATGAGTGGGGGGAAAAGTCTATTCCAAGCAAGTCCGCTCCTCTTCTCCTTGTTCCACATACTAATTGTCTGGAGTGACTAACTGCAGTGATTCCCAAACACAAAAGTACCGCCTCAGAAAACTTCAATGACCAGCATCAAAatacagtagcacagtaggcttaagtattcattaaaaaaaaattattttggcatGATTGTAACGACTTCCATTGAAGGCTGATAAACCTTTGATAACATCTCGAGTCACGTCATTACAATATTTAgttaagtgattttttttgg encodes:
- the si:dkey-260j18.2 gene encoding kelch-like protein 17, whose product is MNAVRGGKITWRPQPWQDGDRGGDPLSDSDSEEEDFPDDSTTPLGDYITHGLKQLLDAQQLCDVTLLVEGKKFMCHRVLLAAVSPYFRAMFTSPLVESRLTEIRLEEVTPSIMETVIQFVYTGEAGLSLDTAEDLFVAANRLQVMPLQDLCSRFLFEHLSVDNCLGMYSLARSHHDQLLLRASLRLVAQHFPRVSRHKDFLLLDHGTLGSLLSSDRLGVDSEAQVYDAARRWAEHKPLDRYAHMPTLLHHLRPGLLSKDESRRLSKELGPAAAGEGLGGPLRPREGMFEKKIVCMDLTPRDDENLVARDYTVDCFDPRTGKWEKLAALDSLVSPGCAAVGNRLFVAGGILGTGSVSAAVHEYDAVLNRWIERPSMGQPRCMLGLLGCGELLFALGGSNRSALLDSSEMLELATLKWAPGPRLPVPLRAFACAALRRRLYLLGGTTLEQNRAVVHSGVLIYHTLTDCWTRVALDSGATCLSGGVAVRGGICAIGGYMRDTSKFLDGNYTNLDALDATGRVLFFREGRAFGVEREVTHGGVAVSAEQRGGAGAGSDRAPSPVVFPGLPRRIAAGGVARWRRRIYVLGGENGSRFYDSVYCWKPGWRSWVQRREKLPGDTGGVSRFGCTTLKFPKKHILYRLRRAKESRVVDK